Proteins encoded by one window of Salicibibacter halophilus:
- a CDS encoding nucleoside deaminase yields the protein MSKEAFMKRAIQLACEAVEHGNTPFGAVIVKDGEMVSEEANEATNGNDPTAHAELLAIRTAGKNLRSESLAGCELYASGEPCPMCLGAIYAAGIQDVYVAYSLEEAVDYDLASPYIYEQVAKPSDKRDVAFIPLKPSHVERHPYDVWKNRK from the coding sequence ATGTCAAAAGAAGCATTTATGAAAAGAGCTATTCAACTTGCCTGTGAAGCGGTGGAGCATGGCAACACTCCATTTGGAGCAGTTATCGTGAAAGATGGGGAAATGGTTAGTGAGGAAGCCAACGAAGCAACAAACGGAAATGATCCAACGGCCCATGCGGAGTTGCTTGCTATCCGAACGGCGGGAAAAAACCTTCGCAGCGAGAGTTTGGCAGGATGTGAACTGTATGCCAGTGGAGAGCCCTGCCCGATGTGTTTGGGCGCTATCTATGCTGCCGGCATCCAAGATGTTTATGTCGCTTACTCCCTCGAGGAAGCGGTTGACTATGATTTGGCTTCGCCGTATATATACGAACAAGTAGCTAAACCAAGCGATAAAAGGGACGTGGCGTTTATCCCTCTCAAACCAAGCCATGTGGAACGCCACCCCTATGACGTTTGGAAAAACCGGAAATGA
- a CDS encoding class I SAM-dependent methyltransferase → MNNKHKAVQQTFSASAEKYVDSALHAKGKDLQALAETINLTGEKKVLDIATGGGHVANALAPLAKEVVAMDVTVEMLESAETFIRGNGHGNVGFVEGDAEAIPFPDEAFDAAICRIAAHHFSRPDVFLQETFRVLQPGSSFFLLDNTAPEADMFDTFYNKVEKLRDPSHIRAWKKSEWIAKVEAVGFTVQYVQRFRKTFEFQDWCDRLDVTEKTRTKLRQNMVESPPSVQQKFNIQYDGEGNVSSFDGESILLHAGK, encoded by the coding sequence ATGAATAACAAACATAAAGCCGTCCAGCAAACATTTTCCGCTTCAGCAGAAAAATATGTGGATAGCGCCCTTCACGCAAAAGGAAAAGATTTGCAGGCCCTGGCTGAAACGATCAACCTTACCGGTGAGAAAAAGGTGCTCGATATTGCCACGGGTGGCGGGCACGTGGCAAACGCCCTGGCACCGTTGGCAAAAGAAGTGGTCGCCATGGATGTAACCGTGGAAATGTTGGAATCGGCGGAAACGTTCATTCGCGGAAACGGACATGGCAACGTTGGTTTCGTCGAAGGGGACGCCGAAGCCATTCCATTCCCTGATGAAGCATTCGATGCAGCGATCTGCAGAATCGCCGCCCATCATTTTTCCCGTCCGGACGTATTTTTGCAGGAAACCTTCCGGGTGTTACAGCCCGGAAGCTCTTTTTTCTTGCTGGATAACACAGCCCCGGAAGCAGACATGTTTGACACGTTTTATAATAAGGTCGAAAAACTTCGCGACCCAAGCCATATCCGAGCATGGAAAAAAAGCGAATGGATCGCGAAAGTCGAGGCAGTCGGCTTTACTGTTCAATATGTCCAACGATTCCGTAAAACATTTGAATTTCAAGATTGGTGTGACCGTCTCGACGTCACGGAAAAAACAAGAACAAAACTGCGGCAGAACATGGTCGAATCCCCGCCATCGGTCCAGCAAAAGTTCAATATCCAATACGATGGTGAAGGAAACGTAAGCAGTTTTGACGGGGAATCCATTTTGTTGCACGCGGGGAAATGA
- a CDS encoding zinc-dependent alcohol dehydrogenase family protein: MKAKCLKFTEFGDPQEVLKVEYKDIQSPKENEVLVRMVARPINPSDLIPIRGAYSHRISLPNIPGYEGVGIVEDVGSSVSQSLVGRRVLPLRGEGTWQEFVKTSADYTVTIPKSIDDFTAAQMYINPITAWVICTQELRLRPDDVLLVNACGSSIGYFFAQLSKVLGFRLIAITRNDKYSKGLLRLGASCVINTSINPLHETVMNLTDGIGANAAIDSIGGSAGNDLAFCVRPEGTFLTLGLLSGIQVDWARISNETNVKAKLFHLRHWNKRVSASAWQKTFNDLITLVKDKKLRLMRPNSCYSLSEIQEAVRIVESSEGNQGKVILTN, from the coding sequence TTGAAAGCTAAATGTCTCAAATTCACTGAATTTGGTGACCCCCAAGAAGTACTTAAAGTTGAATATAAAGACATTCAATCCCCAAAGGAAAACGAGGTACTTGTACGGATGGTAGCCAGGCCAATCAACCCATCCGATTTAATACCGATAAGAGGTGCTTACTCTCACAGAATTTCTTTACCGAATATTCCTGGTTATGAGGGAGTTGGAATTGTTGAAGACGTAGGTTCCTCAGTATCTCAAAGCCTTGTCGGAAGGCGTGTTTTGCCTTTGAGGGGCGAAGGTACCTGGCAGGAGTTCGTTAAAACATCAGCAGATTATACAGTGACAATTCCAAAATCTATTGATGACTTTACAGCTGCGCAAATGTACATAAATCCAATTACAGCTTGGGTTATCTGTACCCAAGAGTTAAGGTTAAGACCAGATGATGTCCTCTTAGTCAATGCCTGCGGTTCATCAATTGGGTATTTTTTTGCCCAATTATCTAAAGTGTTGGGCTTCCGGCTAATTGCGATAACCAGAAATGATAAATATTCAAAAGGCCTACTAAGGCTTGGTGCTTCCTGTGTGATTAATACTTCGATAAATCCATTACACGAAACAGTTATGAATTTAACTGATGGGATTGGAGCCAATGCAGCTATTGATTCAATTGGAGGTTCAGCCGGTAACGACTTAGCATTTTGCGTTCGTCCTGAAGGTACCTTTTTAACCCTAGGTCTTTTATCAGGAATCCAAGTAGACTGGGCAAGGATTAGCAATGAGACAAATGTGAAGGCAAAACTATTTCATTTGCGGCATTGGAATAAAAGAGTCTCTGCAAGTGCTTGGCAGAAGACATTTAACGATCTAATAACATTGGTTAAAGATAAAAAGCTAAGGCTTATGAGACCTAACTCCTGTTACAGCTTATCGGAAATACAGGAAGCTGTTAGGATCGTTGAATCTTCGGAAGGAAATCAAGGCAAGGTGATTTTAACGAACTGA
- a CDS encoding GerAB/ArcD/ProY family transporter, translating to MKQNMISANQFFILILFTMCGTNMITMPFSLTNQANQDGWWIPLIGMIAGLPLVLLIITIARWFPNASLITMLQCLFGHWPGKLAGVLFLFLPILIAPSHMDFFGSFINTNILPSTPFVVVITLFAAVVILAVYQGIETFSRAAELMLVFFLGALCFFTIFLLPEADLGFIEPFFEQAPSQYIKAVLFFIAKVIGSHAILFLIIFPRAVQDKKRGEQAFIKGYIVACLILFIATFFSVTVLTPEVTTITLFPGFALSQEINIGDMIERLESLLYIIFYVTFFFKMTIYLYAISITVAEIIKAKDYRPLVIPIGMILVALANTENQNIIEEYDFYYYGSMILIVVIGVLLPLCMFVVGLVQRIWKKQPIFPRHTSSRASGYSEKNHRSSAR from the coding sequence TTGAAACAAAACATGATATCGGCTAATCAATTTTTCATTCTCATCCTTTTTACCATGTGCGGCACAAATATGATTACTATGCCTTTTTCATTGACAAATCAAGCGAATCAGGACGGCTGGTGGATTCCATTAATCGGGATGATTGCCGGGTTGCCGTTGGTATTACTGATCATCACGATCGCGCGCTGGTTTCCCAATGCTTCTTTGATCACGATGTTACAATGCCTGTTTGGCCACTGGCCAGGTAAATTGGCGGGGGTGCTTTTTTTATTTCTTCCGATATTGATCGCCCCGTCCCATATGGATTTCTTCGGTTCATTTATCAATACAAATATCTTGCCGAGCACACCTTTTGTGGTTGTCATAACGCTTTTCGCGGCAGTCGTTATTCTTGCTGTTTATCAAGGGATTGAGACATTTAGCCGGGCTGCGGAACTCATGCTTGTCTTCTTTTTGGGTGCCTTATGTTTTTTTACCATTTTCCTTCTTCCGGAAGCTGACCTTGGTTTTATCGAGCCCTTCTTCGAGCAAGCACCATCCCAATATATCAAGGCTGTTCTTTTTTTCATTGCTAAAGTGATTGGGAGCCATGCCATTTTATTTCTCATCATCTTCCCCCGTGCTGTACAAGACAAAAAGAGGGGAGAACAAGCTTTCATAAAGGGATATATCGTGGCTTGTTTGATCCTCTTTATTGCCACATTCTTTTCTGTTACGGTACTAACTCCCGAAGTCACGACGATCACGCTTTTTCCGGGTTTTGCCCTGTCTCAAGAGATAAACATAGGTGATATGATTGAAAGGCTTGAATCGTTACTTTATATCATTTTTTACGTCACGTTTTTTTTTAAAATGACGATTTATCTCTATGCAATATCAATTACAGTTGCAGAAATCATAAAAGCAAAAGATTACCGCCCACTTGTGATTCCGATTGGAATGATTCTGGTCGCCTTGGCTAATACAGAAAATCAAAATATCATTGAGGAGTATGATTTCTACTATTATGGCTCGATGATATTAATTGTTGTTATCGGGGTTTTGCTGCCTTTGTGTATGTTCGTTGTTGGGCTTGTGCAAAGAATCTGGAAGAAGCAGCCGATCTTTCCGAGGCATACTTCTAGCCGAGCAAGCGGATATTCCGAAAAAAACCACAGGTCCAGTGCGCGTTAA
- a CDS encoding Ger(x)C family spore germination C-terminal domain-containing protein, protein MWDGQPIVHLNLEIDANISEVHCNDFDLRQESTLKKAEKQNDQEVTRMLENMLETVQTKRADVLGFGQEIHRQAPDYWQNVDDWPEEFSDLQIEFSVQTNIKGIGEIDNSFNVQEHENGGST, encoded by the coding sequence ATATGGGATGGACAGCCAATTGTGCATCTTAATCTAGAGATAGACGCGAATATATCCGAAGTCCATTGCAACGATTTCGATTTACGCCAAGAATCAACATTAAAAAAAGCAGAGAAACAAAATGATCAGGAAGTGACAAGAATGTTGGAGAACATGCTAGAAACCGTACAGACAAAGAGGGCGGATGTCCTTGGGTTCGGCCAGGAGATACACCGGCAAGCGCCTGATTATTGGCAGAATGTTGATGATTGGCCAGAGGAATTTTCCGATTTGCAAATTGAATTTTCCGTTCAAACTAATATTAAAGGAATCGGTGAAATAGACAATTCATTCAATGTACAGGAGCACGAAAATGGCGGCAGCACTTAA
- a CDS encoding IS1634 family transposase, with amino-acid sequence MTESMEGISGFQTVRLGSTPVIRQLIEEAGLVERIDRLSPVKKEDCQVSVGTRIAALIINQLSDRKPLFKVEAFYENQDVELLFGPGVTASDFNDDALGRALDALYNAGLEEICMHSIQGVQSCVNLTWEGLHADTTSFVYTGAPKNDPDDEALLKIVHGHTKDHRPDAPQIKFGLTTSPEGIPVYADVLNGNQDDKTWNAKVMKALRQWYEPDQLAQAIFIADSALVTEDNLKMVQGKGDQPDFQFLSRLPENFKVAKTLKEKALKDDENEWEDIGHFVNRKGAASYHTYPAKEKLHGNPYRFLVVQSDQMDGRKKKKIDNQLKNEKQSCRKEQKELESRDFACEADAEAALADFLKHHHKGYHTFEGTVVREEVPGKREKRGRPKKGEPPPPPVTVYRAQLELQSPSEETLEQLRKEASIFILVTNAGNDTASDVDLLKGYKGQQTVENRFRFLKDPFFVRRLFLEKPRRVEAFAYVMMMSMMIYSLFEYLIRTSMETDDEPLNLMGGGGRRSIRPTGEAVLELLDTVDIIHMEIDGQLRRLFPDNHEPQLDRILSLLGMDRSVYTTPFSSKAVEINSQ; translated from the coding sequence GTGACTGAATCCATGGAAGGTATATCGGGCTTTCAAACGGTGCGTCTCGGCTCCACTCCCGTGATTCGCCAATTGATTGAAGAAGCTGGATTGGTCGAACGTATCGATAGACTTTCTCCCGTCAAAAAGGAAGATTGCCAAGTGTCCGTGGGCACACGGATCGCCGCTTTGATCATCAACCAATTGTCTGATCGTAAGCCCCTCTTCAAGGTCGAAGCATTCTATGAAAACCAAGATGTTGAATTGCTGTTCGGCCCAGGCGTCACTGCGAGTGATTTCAATGATGATGCGCTGGGACGGGCCTTAGATGCCCTTTATAACGCCGGGCTTGAAGAGATTTGTATGCACAGCATTCAAGGGGTGCAATCCTGCGTCAACCTTACGTGGGAAGGGCTGCACGCTGATACCACGTCCTTTGTATATACAGGTGCACCCAAAAACGACCCCGATGATGAGGCGTTATTAAAAATCGTCCATGGCCACACCAAAGATCATCGCCCGGATGCTCCGCAGATTAAATTCGGGTTGACGACATCACCGGAGGGCATCCCCGTCTATGCCGACGTCTTAAACGGCAATCAGGATGATAAAACATGGAACGCGAAAGTCATGAAAGCTCTGAGACAATGGTACGAGCCGGATCAGTTGGCCCAAGCGATTTTTATCGCGGACAGCGCACTGGTCACCGAAGACAATTTAAAAATGGTCCAAGGCAAAGGGGATCAGCCAGATTTTCAGTTTTTATCCCGGTTGCCGGAAAATTTTAAAGTGGCCAAAACACTGAAAGAAAAAGCCTTGAAGGACGATGAAAATGAATGGGAAGATATTGGCCACTTTGTCAACCGCAAAGGGGCGGCTTCTTATCACACCTATCCCGCCAAAGAGAAACTGCACGGAAACCCCTACCGGTTTCTGGTTGTTCAATCCGATCAAATGGATGGTCGGAAGAAAAAGAAGATCGACAACCAACTCAAAAATGAAAAGCAAAGCTGTCGCAAAGAGCAAAAAGAGCTGGAAAGCCGGGACTTTGCTTGTGAGGCCGATGCCGAAGCTGCGCTTGCCGACTTTCTCAAGCACCATCACAAAGGGTATCATACGTTTGAAGGCACCGTGGTCCGTGAAGAGGTGCCCGGCAAACGCGAGAAACGCGGGCGTCCCAAAAAAGGGGAACCGCCGCCTCCGCCGGTCACCGTCTATCGTGCCCAATTAGAGCTGCAATCCCCGTCGGAAGAGACCCTCGAACAGCTTCGCAAAGAAGCGTCCATCTTTATCCTGGTCACCAATGCGGGCAACGACACGGCCTCCGACGTGGACCTATTGAAAGGCTATAAAGGCCAACAAACCGTGGAAAATCGCTTCCGGTTTCTCAAGGATCCGTTTTTTGTCCGACGGCTTTTCTTGGAAAAACCCCGCCGTGTCGAAGCTTTTGCTTATGTGATGATGATGAGTATGATGATTTATTCCCTGTTCGAATACCTCATTCGCACAAGCATGGAAACAGATGACGAGCCCCTGAATTTGATGGGGGGCGGTGGCCGTCGAAGCATTCGCCCGACGGGCGAAGCTGTCTTAGAACTGCTGGATACCGTCGATATTATTCACATGGAGATCGACGGTCAACTCCGACGGTTGTTTCCGGATAATCATGAGCCGCAATTGGACCGCATCCTCAGTTTGTTAGGGATGGATCGGAGCGTTTATACGACACCGTTTAGCTCAAAAGCTGTCGAAATCAATAGCCAGTAA
- a CDS encoding Ger(x)C family spore germination protein, with protein sequence MKICIRSFLILIIVVSLSGCWDQWELNEISIISGIAIDQGDNGDYVLNMQVINPSELAITEEAAGLSPVAIYEVSGTTIHEAAREILKEAPRRAYFSHMASLIISEEIAEEGLEDVMDFFYRDHEVRSDYMILIAKDGSAHDILEMVPRLEGVGSINILHSIEHGEQSTALIDGVRMGELLQKTLSAGVEPSLLGVSAVGDMEKAQTTQNVESTKPKGHRVLDSTAIFRNNQLVGWLDESQSKAFQYADGAVQDSAESVPCPDVGTMAIESLQTEPEIVVSMDNGPQISRGQHPGNFFWLVWTCRSGNECL encoded by the coding sequence ATGAAAATTTGTATACGCAGTTTTCTCATTTTAATCATAGTTGTCTCGCTAAGCGGTTGTTGGGATCAATGGGAACTGAATGAAATCAGCATCATCAGTGGTATAGCCATCGATCAGGGGGATAATGGTGACTATGTGTTGAATATGCAGGTGATCAATCCGAGTGAACTCGCGATCACAGAAGAAGCTGCTGGCCTATCACCAGTTGCTATTTATGAAGTGTCGGGAACTACGATTCATGAAGCAGCGCGTGAGATTTTAAAAGAAGCGCCAAGGCGGGCGTATTTCTCGCACATGGCTTCTCTGATCATCAGCGAAGAAATTGCGGAGGAGGGCTTGGAGGATGTGATGGATTTTTTCTACCGGGATCATGAAGTTCGCAGTGATTATATGATCCTCATCGCCAAGGATGGATCCGCTCACGACATTTTAGAGATGGTGCCTCGGCTCGAGGGGGTAGGATCGATTAATATTTTGCATTCCATTGAACATGGAGAACAGAGCACTGCTTTGATTGACGGGGTCAGGATGGGAGAGCTTCTCCAAAAAACGCTGTCAGCGGGAGTGGAACCAAGCTTATTGGGGGTATCTGCGGTTGGGGATATGGAGAAAGCTCAGACCACGCAAAACGTCGAGTCAACCAAACCAAAAGGGCACCGGGTGTTGGATAGCACGGCGATCTTTCGAAATAATCAGTTGGTCGGGTGGTTGGACGAGAGTCAGAGCAAGGCGTTTCAGTATGCAGATGGTGCCGTACAAGATAGTGCTGAAAGTGTACCGTGTCCTGACGTTGGCACAATGGCAATCGAAAGTCTTCAAACAGAACCGGAAATTGTCGTTTCCATGGATAATGGACCCCAGATTTCGCGAGGGCAACATCCAGGTAATTTCTTTTGGTTGGTATGGACATGCCGTTCAGGGAATGAATGCCTTTGA
- a CDS encoding spore germination protein: MCPTPWLQYKGTPFPTIIEVLILEVTFEIIREAGIRMPQPVGQALSIVGALIIGTAVVEAGIISAAVVIVVAFTAICSFMFPAYAIGIPIRILRFFYMLLSGIFGLYGLFLGFTVMVLHLCGLKSFGVPYLSGLSPFIPSEQQDTLLRFPKWMMNSRPHLLSKEDEVRQDTHRPAPNHHEGDSR, from the coding sequence TTGTGTCCAACACCCTGGTTACAGTATAAAGGGACGCCTTTTCCCACCATTATAGAGGTTTTGATATTGGAGGTTACTTTTGAAATCATTAGAGAAGCAGGCATTCGCATGCCGCAACCCGTAGGCCAAGCATTATCGATTGTCGGCGCGCTCATTATTGGGACGGCTGTGGTAGAAGCGGGGATTATTTCGGCCGCAGTCGTCATCGTTGTTGCTTTTACAGCTATATGCAGTTTTATGTTTCCGGCATATGCCATCGGTATTCCGATTCGAATCCTTCGTTTTTTTTACATGTTGTTATCTGGAATTTTTGGGCTATATGGGCTATTTCTCGGATTCACCGTGATGGTTTTGCATTTATGCGGTTTAAAATCTTTCGGCGTCCCATATCTTTCAGGTCTATCACCGTTTATCCCAAGCGAACAACAAGATACGCTTTTACGTTTTCCAAAATGGATGATGAATTCACGGCCGCATTTACTGAGTAAAGAAGATGAAGTCCGTCAAGATACCCACAGACCGGCGCCTAACCATCACGAAGGGGATAGTAGATGA
- a CDS encoding spore germination protein codes for MKRKYRAKSKKIDRSLYKELFKNIEEVKAYVGCSADLVVRHFFLGKNQSKYAAIIYMDGMVDLRAVEELMAHSDSVSIDRDVWAKAQTYFEQFGEITEIEHFQKMLNHLLQGHAICIVDGFPCCIGVDISQWAERQIEESNVEKVIRGPKEAFLENVRVNTSLIRRRLNDENLWFESRTLGKRTKTKVVLGYLNGVADEAVLAELRTRLDRINTDAINSGGELEELIQDQFYTPFPTVYSTERPDTVTSQILEGKIAIMVDGTPFVLVVPALMVQFFQSAEDYAQRADIGSAIRLLRYLSVLFALLTPSLYIAFTTYHQELIPFNLLVSLTAQSEV; via the coding sequence ATGAAAAGAAAATACCGTGCCAAATCAAAAAAAATCGACCGTTCATTATATAAAGAACTATTTAAAAACATTGAGGAAGTAAAAGCGTACGTGGGCTGCAGTGCCGATCTGGTTGTGCGGCATTTCTTTCTGGGAAAAAATCAATCTAAATATGCGGCGATCATCTATATGGACGGTATGGTAGATCTAAGAGCGGTTGAAGAACTGATGGCTCATTCTGATTCAGTATCGATCGATCGAGATGTATGGGCGAAGGCACAAACTTATTTTGAACAATTTGGGGAAATAACCGAAATTGAACATTTTCAAAAAATGCTCAATCACCTTTTACAAGGGCACGCGATTTGTATCGTAGATGGATTCCCTTGTTGTATCGGGGTAGACATCAGTCAATGGGCCGAAAGGCAAATTGAGGAATCGAACGTAGAGAAGGTGATACGCGGTCCGAAAGAGGCATTTTTGGAGAATGTACGGGTCAACACCTCTTTAATCAGACGTCGGTTAAATGATGAAAATCTTTGGTTTGAATCCCGAACGCTTGGAAAGCGCACGAAAACAAAAGTGGTGCTTGGCTATTTAAATGGGGTGGCTGACGAAGCCGTACTCGCTGAATTGCGTACGCGCCTTGACCGTATAAATACCGATGCCATTAATTCTGGAGGCGAACTCGAAGAACTGATTCAAGATCAGTTTTACACTCCTTTCCCGACCGTCTATAGCACGGAACGCCCTGATACAGTTACAAGCCAGATTCTTGAAGGAAAAATCGCGATCATGGTGGATGGGACTCCGTTTGTTTTGGTTGTGCCTGCTCTTATGGTGCAGTTTTTTCAAAGTGCCGAAGACTATGCGCAACGTGCCGATATCGGGTCGGCAATTCGATTGTTGCGATATTTGTCGGTATTATTCGCTTTACTGACTCCTTCCTTATATATTGCATTTACAACTTATCATCAAGAGTTAATCCCATTTAACTTGCTGGTCAGTTTGACCGCGCAAAGCGAAGTGTAA
- a CDS encoding single-stranded DNA-binding protein, producing the protein MLNQVTLIGRLTKDPDLMFTNSGVAYVKLFLAVQRPFKNNEGVNDVDFIPCTIWRKRAENTANYCHKGSLVAVTGRIQIRQFTNKEEEKVFVTEVVGEDLRFLKLESSRRQQEQKQQQTANQTP; encoded by the coding sequence TTGTTAAATCAAGTCACATTGATCGGTCGTTTAACGAAAGACCCCGACCTAATGTTTACAAATTCCGGAGTCGCCTATGTAAAATTGTTCCTTGCCGTTCAGCGTCCTTTTAAAAATAACGAAGGTGTAAACGATGTTGATTTTATCCCTTGCACCATTTGGCGAAAACGGGCGGAAAACACGGCCAATTACTGCCACAAAGGCTCACTCGTCGCGGTCACGGGAAGAATTCAAATCAGGCAGTTTACGAACAAAGAGGAAGAAAAAGTGTTTGTTACGGAAGTCGTCGGAGAAGATTTGCGATTTCTGAAACTGGAATCTTCCCGCAGGCAGCAAGAACAGAAACAACAACAAACAGCAAATCAAACGCCTTAA
- the galU gene encoding UTP--glucose-1-phosphate uridylyltransferase GalU, which yields MKVKKAVIPAAGLGTRFLPASKALPKEMLPIVDKPTIQYIVEEAIASGIEDILIVSGRGKRAIEDHFDKSYELEETLERSGKWERLEEVKKISNMASIHYVRQKDPQGLGHAIACARTFIGNEPFAVMLGDDIVRSEGKPCLQQLMEIYEERESSVLGVQNVPENKVSSYGIVSAANGTDASVVNVTDLVEKPKQEEAPSSLAIMGRYVLTPEIMPILENLPPGAGNEIQLTDAIKRLAEEQEVNAFRFEGDRYDVGDKQGFIQATLDFALHREDLSEGLKAYIKQLNL from the coding sequence ATGAAAGTAAAAAAAGCAGTTATCCCGGCGGCAGGACTGGGGACGCGTTTTTTGCCGGCGAGTAAAGCCTTGCCGAAAGAAATGTTGCCGATTGTCGATAAACCAACGATCCAATACATAGTGGAAGAAGCGATCGCGTCAGGCATCGAGGACATTCTCATCGTGAGCGGCCGTGGAAAACGCGCCATTGAAGATCATTTTGACAAATCATATGAATTGGAAGAGACATTGGAACGAAGTGGAAAATGGGAACGGTTGGAAGAAGTAAAAAAAATCTCTAATATGGCCAGTATTCATTATGTGCGGCAAAAGGATCCACAAGGCTTGGGACATGCTATCGCCTGTGCCCGTACATTTATCGGAAATGAACCTTTTGCCGTCATGCTCGGGGATGACATTGTCCGTTCCGAAGGCAAACCCTGTTTGCAACAACTCATGGAAATCTACGAGGAAAGGGAATCCTCTGTATTAGGTGTGCAAAATGTGCCGGAGAACAAAGTTTCAAGTTACGGGATCGTTTCTGCCGCGAATGGAACAGATGCGAGCGTCGTCAATGTGACGGATCTTGTAGAAAAACCAAAGCAAGAAGAAGCCCCTTCAAGCTTGGCTATCATGGGTCGATACGTACTGACACCTGAAATTATGCCGATTTTGGAAAACTTGCCCCCGGGGGCGGGAAATGAAATTCAACTTACGGACGCCATTAAGCGTTTGGCTGAAGAGCAGGAAGTAAATGCGTTTCGTTTCGAAGGCGATCGATATGATGTCGGTGATAAACAAGGCTTCATCCAAGCCACCCTCGACTTCGCTCTTCACCGTGAAGATTTAAGCGAAGGCTTAAAAGCTTATATTAAACAATTAAATCTTTAA
- a CDS encoding glycosyltransferase family 4 protein produces the protein MITVTSLCACFVIALVITPLTKQFAIKIGATDHPNHRKIHKRAMARSGGLAIFFAFFIGLFIAQPEDSSIIPIIIGAIIMTLTGFVDDLFQISARWKLFGQVAAALAVIAGGVHLEFINLPFDIQWQLGWLSLPLTLLWIIGVTNAINFIDGLDGLAAGLSSIILISITTVAVMNANTFVTVIGVLLLGSTLGFLVYNFNPAKLFMGDTGSLFLGFMISVIALLGFKNITIFSLLVPIILLAVPISDTFFAIIRRIVNQRPLSSADHSHLHHCLLRLGYSHKQTVLLIYAWCAFFGISAIVLTISTIWVTAFVTISFALLIELGAERLGLIHQEYKPFTKFLHRLQAPNLKKGSEHTNRRG, from the coding sequence ATGATTACCGTTACGTCTTTATGTGCCTGTTTTGTCATTGCTCTTGTGATCACACCACTAACGAAGCAGTTTGCCATAAAAATCGGCGCGACCGATCATCCGAATCATCGGAAAATACATAAGCGAGCAATGGCGCGGAGCGGTGGCCTGGCGATATTTTTTGCTTTTTTTATTGGATTATTTATTGCACAACCCGAAGATTCCTCCATCATCCCGATCATCATTGGAGCTATTATTATGACGTTAACCGGGTTTGTGGATGATCTTTTTCAGATTTCTGCGCGTTGGAAACTATTTGGCCAGGTCGCAGCGGCTTTAGCTGTCATTGCCGGCGGGGTCCACTTGGAGTTTATTAACCTGCCATTTGATATTCAGTGGCAACTCGGCTGGTTGAGCCTGCCTTTAACGTTATTATGGATCATCGGGGTCACGAATGCCATTAATTTTATTGATGGACTGGATGGTTTAGCAGCGGGCTTATCTTCTATTATACTTATATCGATTACGACAGTAGCTGTTATGAATGCCAACACGTTTGTAACGGTTATCGGTGTCCTTCTACTTGGCAGCACGCTCGGGTTTCTTGTTTATAACTTTAACCCGGCCAAACTTTTTATGGGAGATACCGGTTCCTTATTTCTCGGTTTCATGATATCGGTGATCGCTTTGTTAGGATTTAAAAACATAACCATCTTCTCCTTGCTCGTTCCAATCATTTTGTTGGCCGTGCCCATTTCCGATACATTCTTCGCGATCATTCGCAGAATCGTGAACCAACGACCGCTTTCGTCCGCCGATCACTCCCACCTTCATCATTGTTTGCTCCGATTAGGTTACTCCCATAAGCAAACGGTGCTTTTGATTTACGCGTGGTGCGCATTCTTTGGCATATCTGCCATCGTGCTCACGATATCCACTATCTGGGTCACGGCATTCGTCACAATAAGCTTCGCTTTGCTCATTGAATTAGGCGCTGAAAGACTAGGGCTCATCCACCAAGAATATAAACCGTTCACTAAATTCCTTCATAGGCTGCAAGCACCCAATCTAAAAAAAGGCAGCGAACACACTAACCGGCGCGGTTAG